The following proteins are co-located in the Pseudomonas sp. DY-1 genome:
- a CDS encoding DUF692 domain-containing protein encodes MNIASFPQGAGLGLRRALLPELLAMDAGAVDFLECTPDNWINVGGQHGDALARLAERFPLACHGLSLSLGGPAPLDRELLRGIREFLDDHNVAFFSEHLSYCSDDGQLYDLLPLPFTDESVRHVAARIRQAQDSLERRIAVENISYYAAPYQALQEIDFLRAVLEEADCDLLLDVNNLFVNSINHGYDATEYMAALPAERVVYMHVAGHYDEAPDLKIDTHGATVKRGVWSLLEQAYQRFGALPTLLERDFNFPPLAELLGEVGQIRARQQAVISWPEVRRA; translated from the coding sequence ATGAACATCGCTTCCTTCCCCCAGGGCGCAGGCCTGGGCTTGCGCCGTGCCCTGTTGCCGGAACTACTGGCGATGGATGCCGGTGCCGTGGATTTCCTCGAGTGCACGCCGGATAACTGGATCAATGTCGGCGGCCAGCATGGCGACGCCCTGGCCCGGCTGGCCGAGCGCTTCCCGCTGGCCTGCCATGGCCTCTCATTGTCCCTGGGCGGCCCGGCACCACTGGATCGCGAGCTGCTTCGAGGCATCCGCGAGTTCCTCGACGATCACAACGTGGCCTTCTTCAGTGAGCACCTGAGTTACTGCTCGGACGACGGTCAACTCTACGACCTGCTGCCACTGCCCTTTACCGACGAATCGGTACGCCACGTCGCCGCGCGCATCCGTCAGGCCCAGGATTCCCTGGAGCGACGCATCGCCGTGGAGAACATTTCCTACTACGCCGCGCCCTACCAGGCATTGCAGGAGATCGACTTCCTCCGCGCGGTACTGGAGGAGGCCGACTGCGACCTGCTTCTGGACGTCAACAATCTCTTCGTCAACTCGATAAACCACGGTTACGACGCCACCGAGTACATGGCCGCTCTGCCGGCAGAGCGGGTCGTCTACATGCATGTGGCGGGTCACTACGACGAAGCGCCGGATCTGAAGATCGACACCCATGGCGCGACCGTGAAGAGAGGCGTCTGGTCCTTGCTGGAGCAGGCCTACCAGCGCTTTGGTGCGCTGCCGACCTTGCTGGAGCGTGACTTCAACTTCCCGCCGCTGGCGGAGCTGTTGGGTGAGGTCGGGCAGATTCGGGCGCGCCAACAGGCAGTCATCTCGTGGCCGGAGGTGCGCCGTGCATGA
- a CDS encoding MerR family transcriptional regulator — translation MKIGDLSRHSGLAASRIRFYESKGLLTTVARKANGYREYPPEALLILEIITGAQAAGFSLDEIRGLIPVDLGDWKQGELVEALHKKIEDIEAMERRLAQSKASLQDLIRHIREKPEGVSCVDNARRFIEGWNDPQRVT, via the coding sequence ATGAAAATCGGCGATCTTTCCAGGCACAGCGGTCTTGCCGCATCGCGGATTCGTTTCTACGAATCCAAGGGGTTGCTCACGACTGTGGCGCGCAAGGCCAACGGCTATCGCGAATACCCGCCCGAGGCGTTGCTGATCCTGGAGATCATCACTGGGGCTCAGGCGGCGGGATTCTCGCTGGATGAAATACGTGGGCTGATCCCGGTCGATCTGGGCGACTGGAAGCAGGGAGAACTGGTGGAAGCGCTGCACAAGAAAATCGAGGATATCGAAGCGATGGAACGCAGGCTGGCCCAGAGCAAGGCCAGCTTGCAGGACCTTATCCGGCACATCAGGGAAAAGCCCGAAGGCGTGAGTTGCGTCGACAACGCCAGACGGTTCATCGAAGGCTGGAACGACCCGCAACGGGTGACGTGA